In the genome of Paenibacillus pabuli, the window AACAAGGGGAATTAATCGTGACGTCCACAATACTGCATCAGGCTGGTCGTAGTGTGACAACACAATCGGAGGTACGTGACGCATCAGGTACGCTGGGATGTATGGCAACTGCAACATTCCGTATAGCAGGAGCAAAAAAGCCAAACACGGAATCCCAAGGTTGACAAAAGATATTATTATGTCATAATGAAAATATCAAAATGAAAATAGTCGGTGGTGCCCATGAGCGAAAACTACGAACAATTCAATGCTGAGAGCGATGAACAGGCAGCACGTGCCTATAGTTCCAAGAAATATCGTACACCCGATGGCGTTCCTGCGGATATCGTTATGTTCACCTTGACCAAGCGGGAGCGCAAGACGGTAACCAAGACACTCCCCATTCGGGAGTTGAAGGTCATGCTGATCAAACGTAAAGGTTGGCCTTTTGCGGGAAGATGGGCGTTGCCAGGTGGATTTTGTCAGGAAAATGAATCCATCTATGGTGCTGCAAAGCGCGAGTTGATGGAAGAGACAGGTGTGGATGGTGGACATCTGGAGTATTTGAATGTATATAGTCAGCCTGGGCGTGACCCCAGAGGATGGATTATCTCACATGCGTTTTTTGCGCTGGTAGAGGAATGGATGCTGGAACACCGTCAAGCGGCGGATGATGCTGAGGATGTTGGGTTGTTTACGATTCAGGAAGCATTGCAGGAACTTGAGCTCGCCTTTGATCACCGCACGATTATAGAAGATGCATACCGGCGTATTCAGCAGCAAATGCTGGAAACGACGATTGCACGACAATTCCTGCCTCGTGATTTTACTCTAAGCGAGTTATACCAAGTGATTCAGAGTGTTGTACCCGACTTTGAGGAACCGAACTTCATTCGGAAGATAACTTCTACACGCAGCCGCAAAGGTATTGTAGAAGAGGTTCGCGATGAGGAGGGCAACCTGCTAAGCTCCAATCAATATTCACAGCGTCCTGCGCAGTTATACCGTTTTACCGAGCTTGTACCTCGTCTTTCCATCTATACTTAATTCGCAAGCGAATCATGATGGATTGAATCAGGATCAACCTATTCTCAAAAAGGGAGTGTGGACGATGAAAGCACTGATTGTAATCGATTTTACACGTGATTTTGTGACAGGTTCTTTGCCTGTAGGACAGCCTGCTGTGGAGATTGAGGAGACGATTGCAGCGATAACGGAGGTTTATTGCAAAAACAAGCATGAGGTAGTAATGGCTGTGGATTTGCATGAAGAGAGCGATCCTTACCATCCGGAGACTGCGCTCTTTCCGCCTCATAACATCAGGGGCACAGAGGGAAGACAGCTTTATGGCCGTCTGGGTCAGGTTATGGAAGAACGCGAATCTCAGATTCGCTGGATGGATAAAACAAGATACAGCGCATTCTGCGGTACGGATCTGGAGCTTCGGTTGCGTGAACGTGGAATAACAGACATTGCACTGATCGGTGTATGTACGGATATTTGCGTGCTGCACACGGCAGTGGATGCTTATAATAAAGGTTTTCACATAACGGTATATGAAGACGCCGTAGCGAGCTTCAATCAAGCGGGACATGATTGGGCGCTTGGACATTTTCGTTCCAGCCTTGGGGCTCAGGTGGTCAAGGCGAGCGATACCGTTCTCGCAGGCTTGAACCTGTAAACGAACCAATGAGCCCGACCAGCATATGCTGCTGAACAAGTGTTATGTTGCTGGGGAATATGGTGAATGAAATAAACCGGAGACTTTTGCAATGGTACATTGACAGAAACATGGATCATTGAGGAACGAGTCTCCACATGTTGACCCGTGTCTGCAGGCTAGGCCTGCAGGCGCAAGCGGAAGTCAGAGAGGATGAGACAAATGCAGACGACTAGCCTGGCTTTACATACGGATAAATATCAAATCAATATGATGTACGCCCACTGGGTGAATGGAACTCACAAACGGAAAGCGGTGTTTGAAGCCTATTTCCGCAAGCTTCCTTTTGGCAATGGATATGCTGTATTTGCTGGGTTGGAACGCATTGTGAATTATATTAGCCAGCTTCGGTTTACGATGGAGGACATCAAATATTTGTCCAGGCAAGAGGAGAATTACGATCCGGTCTTTCTGGAAGAGTTACTCCAGTTTTCGTTTCAGGGGACAATTCATTCCATGAAGGAAGGGGCACTCGTTTTTCCTGACGAACCGCTCATTCGGGTAGAAGGCTCCATTATGGAGACACAACTGGTGGAGACGGCGATCCTTAACTTCATGAATTATCAGACGTTAATTGCAACGAAGGCTTCCCGGATCAAACAGGTGGCAAGTCAGGACACGTTGCTCGAATTCGGAACACGACGGGCACAGGAAGCGGATGCGGCCATTTGGGGGGCTCGTGCCTCGTATGTGGCAGGATTCCATGCAACGTCCAATATGCTGGCCGGAGAGCGCTTCGGAATTCCGACAGCTGGAACACATGCCCATTCTTGGGTGCAGAGTTTTATGAGTGAGCAGGAGGCGTTTGACGTCTATGCCAAAGTGCTGCCAGATCAAGTGACACTGCTGGTGGATACCTTTGATACATTGAACAGCGGTGTTCCTCATGCTATCAAGACCGCCAAGAAGCTGGAGAGCCAAGGCAAAAAGATGAACGCGATTCGTCTGGATAGCGGGGACCTTGCGTATCTATCCATTCAAGCTCGGCAGATGCTGGACGACGCTGGACTGGATTACGTCAAGATTGTAGCTTCCAACGACCTGGATGAAAATACGATTTTCAACCTTAAAGCGCAAGGAGCTCGCATCGATACATGGGGAGTCGGTACACAGCTAATTACCGCTTCTGACCAGCCATCTCTGGGTGGTGTGTACAAATTGGTGGAACGTGAAGTGGACGGGGCCATGCTGCCTACGATCAAAATCTCAGCGAATCCCGAAAAAGTCTCCACACCAGGTAAAAAAGAAGTCTTCCGGATCATTGATCCGAAACATGGCAAGGCAATTGCAGATTACATCTGCTATCCAGGAGAAGAGCAGCCGCTACAGGGCGGGCCGCTCAAGCTGTTCAACCCGCTACATCCTTATCTGAAGAAGACGGTAACCCGCTACGAAGCAGTGAACATGCTGGAACCGATCTTTGTGAATGGGCGCAAAGTGTATGAACTGCCTACACTGGATGAGATTCGCAGTTATCACCGCGAACAGATGGATCTCTTCTGGCCGGAATATCTGCGTAAACTCAATCCTGAGATTTACCGTGTAAATATCAGCCCTGCGGCCTGGAATATGAAGCAGAAGCTTATTGCTGAGCATGTGCAATCTTCCGAAGAATAATCAAATTAAGGGCATAACCGGAAGGAAGCAGACCGGGTTATGCCTTTTTGGTATCCTCTTTCCAGCATTGTGTTTCAAGCAGAACGACGGGCGGTGTGTGAAACATCATGGACAGACCGCATATGAACTGAGGTATACTGTACCTTCCAACGGACGTAGACTCACTAGGAAATAAAGCATTATTTCTCGGGAAAGCGCAGGAGACGTCAAATCCCGCATCTTTCCGAGCTTGCCTTTCGACATGATCCGTTTCTGTGTCTGTTTCAACTGCGTCTTGGCCGGGGATGAATGAAAGAGGAGGTGCAGTCATGAGATGGATTTTGGCACTGACCTGGCTGGCCTTCATTGCTTATGCATGGTTCTGGGTACCTGGGCAGCCACTTGGGAGTGACCCAGTGTTTAAGGAACTGGTTACACTGCAAAGCAAGGAACCCTGGCTATTAACCGTATTTTCGTGGCTTGGGATTTATCCGGTAATTTTCGCTTGTCTGCTGTTCAGGAAGTCGGCAAAAGCGAGAGGAACTTGTGTACCGGCTTGGCCGTTTGTACTGCTGTCTTTCGGTTTGGGAGCCTTTGCGCTGCTGCCGTATTTTGCATGGTCTTCGTCAACGAACAGTGGTTTGAGATACGAACGCCTCTCCTTTGGCAGTCAGCATGAATCAGGTATTGGACGTGTGGCAGCTCATAAGCTGACCCATGTAGTTCTTTTGCTGCTTACATTGGGCACTGGCTTCTATGCAGTGACTCAAGGCCATCCGGATGTATACATGGAAGCGTTCAGGGAGTCTTCCTTTGTACATATTATGACGATGGATTTCGTCATCCTGACGCTGCTTTCCGTGATCGCATTGTTCAGGGATGCTTCTGACAATCGTCGTTTTCGCGGGTGGGCCGTTGCAGGGGTAATCCCATTGATAGGCCCACTCATCTATTTAATGACCAGCCGGAGAGAGTGGGTTTGACGGATGTCACCCTTGTATTTGTTTAATCTGAATGCGAACAATTCATGATATGAATGGAAAAAAAAGTAAATTTATAACGTGAGGAGAGGATAGCGATGAAAAATACTTTTCCTGCCTATGTCGTACGTAAAGAAGAACAGGGTGGCGTTAAGGCTGCTATGGAGCAGCTGAAGAAAGAGGATTTGCCAAATGGTGACGTAACCTTACAGGTTCAATATTCAAGTGTGAATTATAAAGACGGACTCGCCACAATAGAAAAGGGCGGTGTGGTGCGTGAGTATCCCATCGTACCTGGAATCGACCTTGCAGGAATTGTTGAGGAATCCGTGAGTGGTCGGTTTGCACCGGGGGATCGGGTAATCAGCACGGGATTTGAGCCGGGTGTATCCCATTTTGGCGGGTATAGTCAATATGCACGTCTGCGAAGTGAATGGCTTGTTCCTCTGCCGCATGGACTCAGTGAAAAGGAAGCGATGGCGATTGGAACGGCAGGGTTCACGGCAGCACTTTCGGTTGATGCTTTGTTGCAGGCTGGAGTGACTCCGAAGATGGGCCATATTCTGGTAACGGGCGCTACCGGAGGGGTAGGCAGTATGGCGGTGGCTATTCTGGCGAAGCTGGGATTTGAAGTGACAGCAAGTACAGGCAAAAAAGATCAACAGGAGCAGCTTCTTCGGAATCTGGGAGCCTCACATGTCATTTCACGCGAAGAAGCGGACGCGCCAGCCAAAGGAGCAATGGGCAAACAGCTCTGGGCAGGTGTAATTGATCCGGCAGCAGGTCCGGCACTGGGCGAGCGTCTGAAACAGATTCAATACGGAGGCGCTGTCGCCGTATCAGGCTTAACCGGAGGGGCTGCGTTCGAGTCCACCGTATTTCCGTTTATTTTGCGGGGGATTCAATTGATTGGGATTGATTCTGTCTATTGCCCGATGGAACGGCGGAAACGGATATGGAAGCTGCTTGGCGGAGAATGGAAGCCGGATCGGGCACTGGAGCTGGGGATTCAGGAAATCTCATGGGCACAACTTCCTCAGACACTTGAAACGATTCTTAAGGGTGGTGCTGTAGGTCGCACTGTAGTTAATACGATGTCGGAAACGCCTGCCGAATAAGATTCTTTTCTCCTAGACATGCTAACTCTACCTGAGAGCGTCACCGTGCATGTGGCGGGAAAGGAAGGATGAGTATGCGTGTTAACGGAAAAGGATTTCCTCATAAATCTGGACGTGTGAAGTCTGTTCTGTTCAGTATGGTCGTGGTGTTATGTACAATATCTGCAGTGGCGTGTTCGGCATCCAATGTCGAGCAGGAACGAAAAATCTATACCCGACAAGCGACAGATGAAGGCATTGTGCGGGCAAAGAGCCAGGGCCACGGGTTAAACGGTCCCCTGATTCAGGAGCTGGATGACGCTTTTGCTGCAAAAGGCATAAAGTTGATGAATAATATGTCTGCGGATGATGGTGAGGACGGAATCTCTTATATGTACCTGCTGAATGGAAGTGGCAGACATATTATAAAGGTCCATATTTTCAGTGATGTCTACACTCGAGTAGCCCGGATGAACGAAATGTATGGTAATGATGGCAGCGAGGCTGTGATAGAAAATGGACTTGGCAAAACAACTATTCGCAGCAAAGACTACGTGTCACTGGTCTATACAGCTTCCGGTGGGGAAAAAGATGATTATGAAGAAGACGTCATGCAAATATTCCAGCATGTGCTTGAGCAACTGAAGTAATGGACTAGCCTAAAATAAACCCGGAAACCCGTCTGATCTTTCAGACGGGTTTATATATTTCACGCATAACATGCCTAAGTTCCGGCAAAATGAGTTTTTCCATCGCCAGTTTGACCGCTCCCTTGGAGCCTGGCATGGAGAATACGGCTGTGCGCCCAATTGTTCCGGCAACCGCCCGGCTAAGAATGGCAGCAGAACCGATATCCTCGGTATAGCTGAGGAAGCGGAATATTTCTCCAAAGCCCGGAAGCTCCTTATCGAGTAGAGAGGATACTGCCTCATATGTCATATCGCGGGGGGCTATTCCGGTCCCGCCGCTGAGCAGTACGGCTTCGATATCGTCACGAACGGCTGCATCCTGCAGGATGCTTCGAATCGTTTCAGTTTCATCCGGTGTAATAATATAATCAACGATCTGGTAGCCTGAATCAGTCAGCAGCTTATGCATAAGCTGTCCGCTTGTATCGGTGTCCTTGGTGCGGGTATCTGATACAGTTACAATCATACAGGATACCGTGTCAGGGGCTTCCTGACGATGTTGTTCCACTGAATTGGTCATAATACATCCTCCTCCAATCAACATGTCCTCATAGCATAGACCATTCAGTAAATAGAGGCAATGGACGGATACAGAAGAGAAGGTCAGGATTGCGCAAAGATTGCAGGATAGTGTACACTCGCTAGGATAGAGATAACCAGTTTCATTGGATAAATAGAGAGGTGAACAACGGTGAGTGAATTAAAAGTAAATGAATCATCCATACCTGTATATATATTGTCAGGCTTCCTGGGCAGTGGCAAAACGACACTGCTTGTTCAATTGATTGAACATTGGCAGCAACAAGGTCTCCGGCCCGCCGTGGTCATGAATGAATTGGGCGAAGTGAATCTGGATGGTCAGATTGTGGATGCTTCTGTGCCAATGACGGAAATGTTAGGAGGTTGTATCTGCTGTACCGTGCGCGGTGACTTGGGGCTGCAACTTGCGGATCTTGTGCAGGAGGAATCACCTGATGTCATTATTATCGAAGCAACGGGAGCGGCGAATCCGATGGAGATTCTGGATGCAGTAACAGAAACGTCTCTCTATATGCGATTGGAGCTGAAAAGTCTGATTACAGTAGTAGATGCCGCGCATCTGTCAGGGCTGTACCAGGAGCAGAAGGGACAGACCTTTAAGCTGATGCAGGAACAGATTCGTTGTGCGTCTGTTCTTCTCCTGAACAAAACGGACCGGGTGAATGAGCAGCAGTTGGCAGATCTGCAGGACCTGTTGGCACGCTGGAACGGTTTCGCTCCGGTACTGCCTACGGTAAAGTGTGAGGTCGACATGGATGTGCTGCTTCGTAGCGGGGACAATGTGCATGCCTATCAATCTGTTGAGGAAACGAGTAAAAACGCAGAACAGGAACATCACGTGCATTCCGAGGCTTGTGCAGAACATGGATGCAGCCATGATCATGGACATGAACATCATGAGCATATGAATCATGATCACAAAGACCGTCAACATTCTCAGGAGAATGTCCATGATCATCCTCATGACCACGAACATAGTCATAATCATGTCCATCCCCATGCTTCGCATGAACATGTCATGGTATATACACACTATTTCACCCAGCCAGTGAACAGCGAGGCCTTTGAGCGTTTGATCGCCGAGTTACCACGCGACGTGTACCGGGCAAAAGGGATTTTATCCTTTAGCGATACGTCCAGTCGGTTCTGGTTCCAATATGCTTACCGGGAATCGGATTATATGAAAATCACGCCTCAAGGGAACGTGCCTAACGTAGCAGTGTTTATAGGTGAACATTTCGATCAGTCGGTCATTCGCCACCAATTGCTGGAATTAGAGGCGAATAATCAGTCTTAAATGATTCAAAGTTCCTCCAGACAGGGTATTAAGAAGCATAGCAAACTTAGTCTGGGAGGTAACTTTAAATGACACAACAACAATACCAACAATGTATCGATGCTTGCCTGGAATGTATGAATGCTTGCAACGTATGTTACATATCGAGTCTAAAAGAATATGATCTGGCGATGCTGCGTGATTGCATTCGTTTGGATCGGGAATGTGCGGAAATTTGCAGTTTTGCTGCTCAAGCCATGACACGTGGAAGTGATTTCATCGCAGAAATTTGCGAACTGTGTGTGAAAGCATGTGAAGCTTGTGCTGCTGAGTGTGGCAAACATGAACATGATCATTGCCAAGCTTGCGCGGAAGCCTGCCGCAAATGTGCAGAGGCTTGCCGCCTGATGGCCGCGGTAGCGTAAAATATAACTCCATTGAATTGAAAAATAAAAAGCCTGGGCATTCTGCAAAATGCCAGGCTAATCCCCTCACAGCAGACAACGAAATAAGGACATCGGATAGATGGACTTCAACGTTGCCT includes:
- a CDS encoding NUDIX hydrolase; this translates as MSENYEQFNAESDEQAARAYSSKKYRTPDGVPADIVMFTLTKRERKTVTKTLPIRELKVMLIKRKGWPFAGRWALPGGFCQENESIYGAAKRELMEETGVDGGHLEYLNVYSQPGRDPRGWIISHAFFALVEEWMLEHRQAADDAEDVGLFTIQEALQELELAFDHRTIIEDAYRRIQQQMLETTIARQFLPRDFTLSELYQVIQSVVPDFEEPNFIRKITSTRSRKGIVEEVRDEEGNLLSSNQYSQRPAQLYRFTELVPRLSIYT
- a CDS encoding cysteine hydrolase family protein, yielding MKALIVIDFTRDFVTGSLPVGQPAVEIEETIAAITEVYCKNKHEVVMAVDLHEESDPYHPETALFPPHNIRGTEGRQLYGRLGQVMEERESQIRWMDKTRYSAFCGTDLELRLRERGITDIALIGVCTDICVLHTAVDAYNKGFHITVYEDAVASFNQAGHDWALGHFRSSLGAQVVKASDTVLAGLNL
- a CDS encoding nicotinate phosphoribosyltransferase; protein product: MQTTSLALHTDKYQINMMYAHWVNGTHKRKAVFEAYFRKLPFGNGYAVFAGLERIVNYISQLRFTMEDIKYLSRQEENYDPVFLEELLQFSFQGTIHSMKEGALVFPDEPLIRVEGSIMETQLVETAILNFMNYQTLIATKASRIKQVASQDTLLEFGTRRAQEADAAIWGARASYVAGFHATSNMLAGERFGIPTAGTHAHSWVQSFMSEQEAFDVYAKVLPDQVTLLVDTFDTLNSGVPHAIKTAKKLESQGKKMNAIRLDSGDLAYLSIQARQMLDDAGLDYVKIVASNDLDENTIFNLKAQGARIDTWGVGTQLITASDQPSLGGVYKLVEREVDGAMLPTIKISANPEKVSTPGKKEVFRIIDPKHGKAIADYICYPGEEQPLQGGPLKLFNPLHPYLKKTVTRYEAVNMLEPIFVNGRKVYELPTLDEIRSYHREQMDLFWPEYLRKLNPEIYRVNISPAAWNMKQKLIAEHVQSSEE
- a CDS encoding acryloyl-CoA reductase — protein: MKNTFPAYVVRKEEQGGVKAAMEQLKKEDLPNGDVTLQVQYSSVNYKDGLATIEKGGVVREYPIVPGIDLAGIVEESVSGRFAPGDRVISTGFEPGVSHFGGYSQYARLRSEWLVPLPHGLSEKEAMAIGTAGFTAALSVDALLQAGVTPKMGHILVTGATGGVGSMAVAILAKLGFEVTASTGKKDQQEQLLRNLGASHVISREEADAPAKGAMGKQLWAGVIDPAAGPALGERLKQIQYGGAVAVSGLTGGAAFESTVFPFILRGIQLIGIDSVYCPMERRKRIWKLLGGEWKPDRALELGIQEISWAQLPQTLETILKGGAVGRTVVNTMSETPAE
- a CDS encoding MogA/MoaB family molybdenum cofactor biosynthesis protein, coding for MMTNSVEQHRQEAPDTVSCMIVTVSDTRTKDTDTSGQLMHKLLTDSGYQIVDYIITPDETETIRSILQDAAVRDDIEAVLLSGGTGIAPRDMTYEAVSSLLDKELPGFGEIFRFLSYTEDIGSAAILSRAVAGTIGRTAVFSMPGSKGAVKLAMEKLILPELRHVMREIYKPV
- a CDS encoding CobW family GTP-binding protein encodes the protein MSELKVNESSIPVYILSGFLGSGKTTLLVQLIEHWQQQGLRPAVVMNELGEVNLDGQIVDASVPMTEMLGGCICCTVRGDLGLQLADLVQEESPDVIIIEATGAANPMEILDAVTETSLYMRLELKSLITVVDAAHLSGLYQEQKGQTFKLMQEQIRCASVLLLNKTDRVNEQQLADLQDLLARWNGFAPVLPTVKCEVDMDVLLRSGDNVHAYQSVEETSKNAEQEHHVHSEACAEHGCSHDHGHEHHEHMNHDHKDRQHSQENVHDHPHDHEHSHNHVHPHASHEHVMVYTHYFTQPVNSEAFERLIAELPRDVYRAKGILSFSDTSSRFWFQYAYRESDYMKITPQGNVPNVAVFIGEHFDQSVIRHQLLELEANNQS
- a CDS encoding four-helix bundle copper-binding protein; translation: MTQQQYQQCIDACLECMNACNVCYISSLKEYDLAMLRDCIRLDRECAEICSFAAQAMTRGSDFIAEICELCVKACEACAAECGKHEHDHCQACAEACRKCAEACRLMAAVA